A single Leucoraja erinacea ecotype New England unplaced genomic scaffold, Leri_hhj_1 Leri_240S, whole genome shotgun sequence DNA region contains:
- the LOC129716459 gene encoding LOW QUALITY PROTEIN: galactose-3-O-sulfotransferase 2-like (The sequence of the model RefSeq protein was modified relative to this genomic sequence to represent the inferred CDS: deleted 1 base in 1 codon): MFNYWKRRTGKMFLMLAVASCLTFVASLVYLSAVNGYRFSREVPCTPRKHVAFMKIHKTGSSTVLNLLYRYGDAKNLTFALPPDDHLGYPNLFRATFVKDFAKNPGKEYNIICNHMRFNLPEVKKVTGNDSFIFTILRNPDSVAESAFSYSHSGAPAFGAVQSLPEFVRKLDKVFKPKTPNNFYAHNLLWFDLGGDAEAGAEGPHVDQTLKEFDSTFHLVLLAEYFDQSLVLLREALCWDMEDMVSFQLNARDPSTRSSLPPDLLSTLQRWNALDWHLYRHFNTSFWQRVERYGVDRMERDVKHLRHLRQKIQDICLQSSTPEAKSKSSSYIKSPNYGKAKIIGYLLKDNLTRETKEMCIKMVLPERKYLNRLQRKQG; this comes from the exons ATGTTCAATTATTGGAAACGTCGAACTGGGAAGATGTTCCTGATGCTGGCGgtggccagctgtctgaccttcgttGCTAGTTTGGTCTACCTCTCTGCAGTGAATGG GTACAGGTTCTCTCGGGAAGTTCCCTGCACACCCAGGAAACACGTGGCATTTATGAAGATCCACAAGACGGGAAGCAGCACTGTGCTGAACCTCCTGTACCGCTACGGAGATGCCAAGAATCTCACCTTCGCTCTGCCTCCTGATGATCACCTGGGCTACCCGAATCTCTTCAGGGCCACCTTTGTTAAAGACTTTGCAAAGAATCCGGGCAAGGAATACAACATCATCTGTAACCACATGCGCTTCAATCTGCCTGAG GTGAAGAAGGTGACGGGCAACGACTCTTTCATCTTCACCATCCTGCGGAACCCAGACAGCGTGGCAGAGTCGGCGTTTTCCTAC TCCCACAGCGGTGCCCCGGCCTTTGGTGCCGTGCAGAGTCTGCCTGAGTTTGTGAGGAAGCTGGACAAGGTGTTCAAGCCTAAAACACCCAACAACTTCTATGCCCATAACTTGTTGTGGTTTGATCTTGGTGGGGACGCGGAGGCAGGGGCTGAAGGACCTCACGTTGACCAAACCCTCAAGGAGTTCGACTCTACCTTCCATCTGGTCTTGCTGGCCGAGTACTTTGACCAGTCGCTGGTCTTGTTGCGGGAGGCTCTCTGTTGGGACATGGAGGACATGGTGTCCTTCCAGCTCAACGCCCGTGACCCCTCGACCAGAAGCTCACTCCCCCCTGATCTTCTCTCCACCCTCCAGCGCTGGAACGCCCTGGACTGGCATCTCTACCGCCACTTCAACACGTCCTTCTGGCAAAGGGTGGAACGGTACGGGGTGGACAGGATGGAGAGAGACGTCAAGCATCTCCGCCATCTTCGCCAGAAGATCCAAGATATCTGTCTGCAAAGCAGCACACCTGAGGCCAAAAGCAAGAGCTCCAGTTACATCAAATCACCCAACTATGGCAAGGCCAAGATCATTGGTTATCTCCTGAAAGACAACTTGACCAGAGAAACCAAGGAAATGTGCATCAAGATGGTTCTCCCAGAGAGAAAGTATCTCAATCGTCTACAGAGAAAACAGGGGTAG